Proteins encoded within one genomic window of Nitrospirota bacterium:
- a CDS encoding helix-turn-helix transcriptional regulator: MSEYKGHIGKRIANLRKLKSMTLPKLAEKSGVSKGYISQLENELIISPSIDSVKKIADAMDVTIADLLEIPEARSMMMVMENIDTGLEELLKERRRKGNPVPEDIVKALSQLKTRKKGPMSKEDWAYLCETISRVTSGK; the protein is encoded by the coding sequence ATGTCAGAATATAAAGGTCATATAGGTAAAAGAATTGCCAATCTGCGAAAGCTGAAGAGCATGACACTGCCGAAGCTTGCAGAAAAGTCGGGTGTCTCAAAGGGGTATATCTCTCAGCTTGAGAATGAGCTTATTATAAGCCCTTCTATTGATTCTGTGAAGAAGATTGCAGATGCCATGGATGTTACCATAGCGGACCTGCTTGAAATACCGGAGGCCCGCTCCATGATGATGGTCATGGAGAACATAGACACGGGGCTTGAGGAGTTACTTAAAGAGCGCCGCAGAAAGGGAAACCCGGTACCTGAGGATATTGTCAAGGCACTATCGCAGTTAAAGACGCGGAAAAAGGGGCCAATGAGCAAAGAGGACTGGGCGTATCTGTGTGAGACTATAAGCAGGGTAACGAGTGGAAAATGA
- a CDS encoding ImmA/IrrE family metallo-endopeptidase produces MRWKHPSVTRLIEEDKTRHGREVDPEAIIREKAKGLVSYATGLGWSGPPFDPAILASLIGIRIVPVELPSSIDAMIVPAEDGRLKILLNKTITQLERQNFSICHEIAHTFFPDCAEFIRRREKRHEKADPEREVEVLCNIAASELLLPGDHFNESLNAYGLTMSSVLPLSELFRASKSAAIIKMVSSGIKVCAAVFLEPGHRKYEKRWGADTAPKMRVVYTVPSPGFRYFIPRNKSVPDDSCVYRAVDPNEITNATENWKIPAHPVYKVEAMNLPPIDKTDSTQRVVALVFPEEKIKT; encoded by the coding sequence ATGAGGTGGAAACATCCGTCTGTTACGAGGTTGATTGAAGAAGATAAGACCCGGCATGGCAGGGAGGTTGATCCGGAGGCGATTATCCGGGAGAAAGCCAAAGGGCTTGTAAGTTATGCCACAGGTCTTGGATGGAGCGGACCTCCATTTGATCCCGCCATCCTTGCCAGCCTGATCGGCATCAGGATTGTCCCTGTCGAATTGCCCTCCTCTATTGATGCGATGATCGTACCCGCAGAGGATGGACGCCTGAAGATCCTCTTAAACAAAACTATTACACAGCTTGAGAGGCAGAACTTTTCCATTTGCCATGAGATTGCCCATACATTCTTTCCGGATTGTGCTGAGTTCATACGTAGGCGTGAAAAGAGGCATGAGAAGGCGGACCCTGAGAGGGAGGTTGAGGTATTATGTAATATAGCCGCATCTGAACTGCTCCTTCCCGGGGATCACTTCAATGAAAGCCTGAATGCATATGGCCTTACCATGAGTTCTGTGCTTCCATTGTCTGAACTGTTCAGGGCATCAAAGAGCGCTGCTATCATAAAGATGGTCAGCAGTGGAATTAAGGTCTGTGCAGCGGTCTTTCTTGAGCCGGGGCACAGGAAGTATGAAAAAAGATGGGGGGCTGATACGGCGCCTAAGATGAGGGTTGTTTATACGGTGCCCTCTCCCGGATTCAGATATTTTATTCCGCGAAATAAATCTGTCCCGGATGATTCCTGTGTCTACAGGGCGGTGGATCCTAATGAGATTACAAATGCGACAGAAAACTGGAAGATACCTGCGCATCCTGTCTATAAAGTTGAGGCTATGAATCTCCCGCCGATTGATAAGACTGATTCGACTCAGAGGGTTGTGGCACTGGTTTTCCCGGAAGAAAAGATTAAAACGTAG
- a CDS encoding DUF2442 domain-containing protein has product MGILALAADERVKGVQITEDTVSVSLMDGRIISVPLAWYPRLFNATPEQRKNWQICGGGYGIHWGDIDEDLSTEGLLRGAPAPQTISKG; this is encoded by the coding sequence ATGGGTATTTTAGCACTGGCAGCAGATGAACGGGTGAAGGGTGTCCAGATAACTGAGGATACCGTAAGCGTTAGTTTAATGGACGGTCGTATTATCTCTGTACCACTTGCCTGGTATCCCAGGTTATTCAATGCAACACCGGAACAACGAAAGAACTGGCAAATCTGCGGGGGAGGTTATGGCATTCATTGGGGGGATATCGATGAAGATTTAAGCACCGAAGGACTCCTTCGGGGAGCACCAGCACCCCAAACCATATCAAAAGGATGA
- a CDS encoding VOC family protein produces MPRVTHFEISAAEPERAISFYNEVFGWKINKWEGPIEYWLVATGEKEEPGIDGGIMRRGQFTENVVNSIEVPDIDEYIDKVEKAGGKVTQPKMSITGVGYAAYLKDTEGNTFGIMQYDPNAK; encoded by the coding sequence ATGCCGAGAGTTACTCATTTTGAAATAAGTGCAGCTGAGCCTGAAAGGGCCATATCATTTTACAATGAGGTTTTTGGGTGGAAAATCAACAAATGGGAAGGTCCTATAGAATATTGGTTAGTCGCAACAGGTGAAAAAGAAGAACCTGGGATTGATGGTGGCATTATGCGAAGGGGGCAATTTACAGAAAATGTCGTTAACTCAATAGAGGTGCCTGATATTGATGAATATATAGATAAGGTTGAAAAGGCAGGGGGTAAGGTGACTCAACCAAAAATGTCCATTACCGGAGTTGGATATGCGGCCTATTTAAAAGATACAGAAGGTAACACATTTGGGATTATGCAATATGATCCCAACGCTAAATAA
- a CDS encoding dihydrofolate reductase family protein, producing the protein MKQVSGKNILIAGSASIVQQLTNLGLIDEYHVLIHPVILGAGKPLFKDLKEKHNLKLLETNSFKNGVVLLRYQQV; encoded by the coding sequence ATGAAACAGGTATCGGGCAAGAATATATTAATTGCCGGGAGTGCAAGTATTGTACAGCAACTGACTAATCTGGGATTGATAGATGAATACCACGTATTGATACATCCTGTCATTTTGGGTGCAGGGAAACCATTATTTAAAGACCTTAAGGAGAAACACAACCTGAAGCTTTTAGAGACAAATTCTTTTAAAAACGGGGTCGTCTTACTGCGCTATCAGCAGGTGTAA
- a CDS encoding nucleotidyltransferase domain-containing protein yields the protein MIQMNEEAGGQIELHRICEGYPILAVYLFGSMADEGVDLLDNKQPVTIDPLADIDVGVVFLQPVSDTKERIRLYGKLYSDLSDLFSPFPLDLVFLQDTGVIIQAEAINGQLIYSRDDDRRTDYEEMVFKLYQDWKPVYDLYTKEVLEAIRR from the coding sequence TTGATACAAATGAATGAAGAAGCCGGCGGGCAAATAGAGCTACACAGGATTTGTGAGGGATATCCTATCCTTGCAGTCTATCTGTTTGGTTCCATGGCCGATGAAGGGGTTGATCTTCTGGATAATAAACAGCCGGTAACTATTGATCCACTTGCCGACATTGATGTCGGAGTAGTTTTTTTGCAACCGGTGTCAGATACAAAAGAAAGAATAAGGCTTTATGGAAAATTATATTCGGACTTGTCAGATTTATTCTCTCCATTTCCTTTAGACCTTGTCTTTCTTCAGGATACCGGCGTAATCATTCAGGCTGAGGCAATCAACGGTCAATTAATCTACAGCCGCGATGATGACCGAAGGACAGATTACGAGGAAATGGTTTTCAAACTTTATCAGGACTGGAAGCCTGTCTATGACCTATATACAAAGGAAGTATTGGAAGCTATCAGAAGATGA